In the genome of Candidatus Methylomirabilota bacterium, the window GCCGTTCGTGCGGGTCGCCGACGCGGCGGACATCGCGCCCGGCAAGGGCACCCTCGTCGAGCGGGACGGCGTGGCGCTCGCCGTGTTCAACGCGGGCGGCGGGCGCTTCTACGCGGTGAGCCCCGTCTGCCCGCACGAGGACGGGCCCCTCGCCGAGGGCTGGCTCGAGGGGCAGACGATCGTCTGCCCGTGGCACGGGTACAACTTCGACCTCACGACGGGCGCGTGCCTCGTCGACCCCGACCTCCAGATCGCCACGTACCCCGTGCGCGTCGTCGACGGCGCGGTCGAGGTCGAGCTGCCGTGACGGCGAGCCGATGACAGA includes:
- a CDS encoding Rieske 2Fe-2S domain-containing protein; translated protein: MPFVRVADAADIAPGKGTLVERDGVALAVFNAGGGRFYAVSPVCPHEDGPLAEGWLEGQTIVCPWHGYNFDLTTGACLVDPDLQIATYPVRVVDGAVEVELP